In Desulfatiglans sp., the following are encoded in one genomic region:
- a CDS encoding 6,7-dimethyl-8-ribityllumazine synthase: MPKTVEGIISAEGYRFAIVVSRFNDFISSKLVEGALDALKRHGANEDNITLVRVPGAFEIPIAAKRLATKGGYDAIICLGAVIRGATPHFDYVASEVAKGIAVVSLESTLPVTFGVLTTDNLEQAIERAGSKSGNKGWDAAMAAMEMASLFKNMK; the protein is encoded by the coding sequence ATGCCAAAAACAGTTGAAGGTATTATATCTGCGGAGGGTTATAGGTTTGCCATTGTGGTAAGCAGGTTTAACGACTTTATAAGCTCAAAGCTGGTTGAAGGTGCGCTTGATGCCCTTAAAAGGCACGGCGCAAATGAAGACAACATTACCCTGGTGAGGGTGCCTGGCGCCTTTGAAATCCCCATTGCTGCAAAAAGGCTTGCAACAAAAGGCGGTTATGACGCCATAATTTGTCTGGGCGCTGTGATAAGAGGTGCAACCCCCCATTTTGATTATGTGGCATCAGAGGTAGCCAAAGGGATAGCTGTTGTATCACTTGAAAGCACTCTTCCAGTAACCTTCGGGGTGCTTACCACTGATAACCTTGAACAGGCTATTGAGCGTGCAGGGTCCAAATCCGGGAACAAAGGCTGGGATGCTGCAATGGCTGCTATGGAGATGGCAAGTCTTTTCAAAAACATGAAGTAG
- a CDS encoding riboflavin synthase has translation MFTGLIEGTGRINDSRISGGDMDLLIMPFFDMSDSKIGDSVAVNGVCLTVTEMNEGLIRMYASSETTSKTTIGSLKRGAEVNLERAMKLTDRLGGHFVSGHVDGIGIISEKRQIKKSWLMGVKIDEGLSRYTIRKGSVAIDGISLTINVCQTGYFEVNIIPETGASTTLIKKRPGDMVNIETDLIAKYVERLLLKERAAENRNGASTINMEMLEQFGFGSNIK, from the coding sequence ATGTTTACAGGTCTTATTGAAGGGACTGGCAGAATCAATGATTCACGGATATCAGGCGGGGATATGGATTTACTGATCATGCCATTTTTTGATATGTCAGACTCTAAGATCGGTGACAGTGTTGCAGTAAACGGTGTATGCCTTACTGTTACAGAGATGAATGAGGGGCTGATCAGGATGTATGCATCCAGTGAAACCACCTCAAAAACTACCATAGGATCTTTAAAAAGAGGGGCAGAGGTAAACCTTGAGAGGGCAATGAAACTTACTGACAGGCTGGGAGGGCACTTTGTATCAGGGCATGTGGATGGCATTGGCATAATATCGGAAAAAAGACAGATCAAAAAATCATGGCTGATGGGTGTTAAAATTGATGAAGGGCTTTCAAGGTACACCATTAGAAAGGGCTCTGTTGCAATAGACGGGATCAGCCTGACGATTAATGTTTGTCAAACAGGGTATTTTGAGGTTAATATCATCCCTGAAACAGGGGCTTCAACAACCTTGATCAAAAAGAGGCCCGGTGACATGGTTAACATAGAAACTGACTTGATTGCCAAGTATGTTGAAAGATTATTATTAAAGGAGAGGGCTGCTGAAAACAGGAATGGCGCTTCAACAATAAACATGGAGATGCTGGAGCAGTTTGGTTTTGGCAGTAATATAAAATGA
- the nusB gene encoding transcription antitermination factor NusB, giving the protein MGNRRKARELVTQILFFMEYSPGDPEKSFELICENFDAPKSLKAFSGELIRGISENLSHIDSLIKEASKNWRLERMSRVDRSILRLSIYEMLYMESIPYKVSIDEAVELGKRYGTEESGAFINGVLDYIYIKYLQDKNRK; this is encoded by the coding sequence ATGGGAAACAGAAGAAAAGCAAGGGAGCTGGTGACCCAGATCCTTTTTTTTATGGAATACAGCCCCGGTGACCCGGAAAAGAGCTTTGAACTGATATGTGAGAATTTCGATGCACCGAAATCCTTAAAGGCCTTTTCAGGAGAGCTTATAAGGGGCATATCGGAAAATTTAAGCCATATTGACAGCCTTATAAAGGAGGCATCAAAAAACTGGCGATTGGAAAGGATGTCAAGGGTAGACAGGAGCATATTAAGGCTCAGTATCTATGAGATGCTTTATATGGAGAGCATTCCATACAAGGTATCTATTGATGAGGCGGTTGAACTTGGCAAGAGATACGGTACAGAGGAATCAGGTGCCTTTATCAACGGGGTGCTGGATTATATTTACATAAAATATTTACAGGATAAAAATCGGAAATAG
- a CDS encoding serine hydroxymethyltransferase, whose product MEKGLSQVDPEVADAIRKEVIREQDSIVLIASENYASRAVIEAQSNVLTNKYAEGYPGARYYGGCEYVDIVEELAIKRAQKLFNAEYVNVQPHAGSQANMAVYFSVLKPGDTILGMNLSHGGHLTHGSKASFSGNIYRSFSYGLDPETQLIDFNQVYDLAKEHSPRMIVVGASAYPRVIDFQKFREIADEVGAYVMADIAHIAGLVAAGQHPSPVGVVDFVTTTTHKTLRGPRGGLIISSMEHQKAINKTIFPGIQGGPLMHVLAAKAVCFHEALQPEFTEYQKQVVKNSRVMAKEMMKYGYNLVSGGSDNHLILVDLTSKDLTGLDAETALGKAGIVVNKNTVPFETRNAQVTSGLRIGTPAVTTRGFKEDEIITVASLINRALENINNERILADIKATAKELCSKFPIYQYFN is encoded by the coding sequence ATTGAAAAAGGGCTTTCACAAGTAGATCCGGAGGTAGCAGATGCAATTAGAAAAGAAGTTATCAGGGAGCAGGATAGTATTGTTCTTATTGCATCTGAAAATTATGCATCAAGGGCTGTAATAGAGGCCCAGAGTAATGTATTGACAAACAAATATGCTGAAGGGTATCCGGGGGCAAGGTATTATGGCGGGTGTGAATACGTTGATATTGTCGAGGAACTGGCCATAAAAAGGGCTCAGAAGCTCTTCAATGCCGAGTATGTGAATGTTCAGCCGCATGCAGGCTCCCAGGCCAATATGGCTGTATATTTTTCAGTGCTGAAACCAGGGGACACCATACTGGGTATGAATCTCTCCCACGGCGGGCATCTCACCCATGGGAGCAAGGCAAGCTTTTCTGGAAATATATACAGGTCTTTCTCATACGGGCTTGATCCTGAAACCCAGCTCATAGACTTCAACCAGGTGTATGATCTTGCAAAGGAACATTCACCCAGGATGATTGTTGTGGGGGCAAGCGCCTATCCGAGGGTAATCGATTTTCAAAAATTCAGAGAAATAGCTGATGAGGTCGGGGCCTACGTGATGGCAGATATTGCCCATATTGCAGGTCTTGTTGCTGCGGGTCAGCATCCTTCTCCTGTTGGTGTTGTTGATTTTGTAACAACAACAACCCATAAGACCCTGCGCGGCCCCAGAGGAGGGCTGATCATCTCTTCTATGGAGCATCAGAAGGCTATAAACAAGACCATATTCCCTGGCATACAGGGTGGCCCGCTCATGCATGTGCTGGCCGCAAAGGCAGTCTGTTTTCATGAGGCGTTACAGCCTGAGTTTACTGAATACCAGAAACAGGTTGTAAAGAATTCCAGGGTTATGGCAAAAGAGATGATGAAATACGGTTATAATCTGGTTTCCGGCGGCTCAGACAACCATCTCATACTTGTTGACCTTACATCAAAGGATTTAACAGGCCTGGATGCTGAAACAGCCCTTGGCAAGGCAGGCATTGTGGTAAATAAAAATACAGTTCCCTTTGAAACGAGAAACGCGCAGGTTACAAGCGGTCTCAGGATAGGGACACCTGCTGTAACCACACGTGGTTTCAAAGAAGATGAGATAATAACAGTTGCCAGCCTTATAAACAGGGCTCTTGAAAATATCAATAATGAGAGGATACTTGCGGATATAAAGGCTACTGCAAAGGAGCTCTGTTCAAAGTTCCCGATATACCAGTATTTTAACTGA
- a CDS encoding cytidine deaminase — MSRPSWPEYFMAITDLVAKRSTCMRRQVGAILVKDKRILASGYNGAPSGLRHCEEVGCLREDSSIPSGQRHELCRGLHAEQNLILQAAYHGISINGSILYCTNKPCVICTKMIINAGIKKVYYREGYDDPLSDQMLAEAKLEIERLSI, encoded by the coding sequence TTGTCCAGACCATCGTGGCCTGAATATTTCATGGCAATAACAGATCTTGTAGCCAAGAGATCAACCTGCATGAGACGGCAGGTTGGGGCCATACTGGTCAAGGATAAAAGGATACTGGCATCAGGTTACAATGGTGCGCCTTCCGGGCTCAGGCACTGTGAAGAGGTAGGGTGCCTCAGGGAAGATTCCTCCATACCTTCAGGTCAGAGACATGAACTGTGCAGGGGCCTGCATGCGGAACAGAATCTGATATTGCAGGCTGCATACCATGGCATCTCCATAAACGGGTCAATTCTTTATTGTACTAACAAACCCTGTGTGATATGTACCAAGATGATAATCAATGCAGGCATTAAGAAGGTTTATTACCGTGAAGGATATGATGATCCACTCTCGGATCAGATGCTCGCAGAAGCAAAACTCGAAATCGAAAGGTTGAGTATATGA
- a CDS encoding leucine--tRNA ligase, whose translation MKYSPNTIEKRWQESWDNAALFEVKELPDREKYYLLEMFPYPSGKIHMGHVRNYTIGDVIARYKRMTGKNVLHPMGWDAFGLPAENAAIDNNTHPAKWTYANIDHMKSQLRMLGLSYDWKREIATCDPDYYKWEQLVFIKMFEKGLAYKKRTNVNWCDLCQTVLAKEQVEDGCCWRHTNREVTIKEMDSWYFKITDYAEDILEKCDSLTGWPERVIAMQKNWIGKSYGAIIKFPLADSDQVIEVFTTRPDTVYGVTFMCFAPEHQMLREMIKGTEQEKDVLAFVERNMKIAGFIRTAEFTEKEGIFTGRYAVNPLTQEKIPIFVGNFVLADYGTGAIMCVPTHDQRDFEFACKYNLKKRVVITPADTELDSDTMQKAYEGQGILVNSGRFNGLANHKAIEEIALYLDSQGIGSKTVNFRIRDWNISRQRYWGTPIPMLYCQKCGIVPVDEKDLPVVLPLNMELREGGGSPLSFEPDFYETKCPKCNGIARRETDTMDTFVESSWYFARYASPRYEKAPVDEYSVKYWLPVDQYIGGIEHAILHLLYSRFFTRVLKDLGYLHVDEPFKNLLTQGMVCKETEECPEHGYLFPDEVKDDKCTKCGSQVIRGRSLKMSKSKKNVVDPAFLVDTYGADTVRMFCLFASPPERDLEWSDQGVEGAFRFLNRVWRLVDDNLDNLKNAPKVNEEALDGDLKALNRKIHETVKKVTNDIEDRFHFNTAISAVMELINDAYRYMNDAKEMDESSWSVIREAAEKTVILLSPVVPHITEELWHILGHEGYLIDTGWPGYNEGALEKDKRLIVVQVNGKVRSKMEVPAFLSDKEIEAKALEDEKVKAFIGEKGIKKIFVVQQKLVNIVI comes from the coding sequence GTGAAATACAGCCCAAATACAATAGAAAAGAGATGGCAGGAGAGCTGGGATAATGCAGCCCTTTTTGAGGTAAAAGAGCTCCCGGACCGTGAGAAATACTATCTTCTGGAGATGTTCCCCTACCCGTCAGGCAAGATTCATATGGGTCATGTGCGCAACTACACAATAGGGGATGTTATAGCCAGGTACAAGAGGATGACCGGTAAGAATGTGCTTCATCCAATGGGGTGGGATGCCTTTGGCCTTCCCGCTGAAAATGCTGCCATTGATAATAATACCCACCCGGCAAAATGGACATACGCCAATATTGACCATATGAAGTCACAGCTCAGGATGCTGGGCCTCAGTTATGACTGGAAACGTGAAATTGCAACATGTGACCCTGATTATTACAAATGGGAGCAGCTTGTTTTCATAAAGATGTTTGAAAAGGGGCTGGCATACAAGAAGAGGACAAATGTCAACTGGTGTGACCTGTGCCAGACAGTGCTTGCCAAGGAACAGGTAGAGGATGGCTGCTGCTGGCGTCATACAAACAGGGAAGTAACCATAAAAGAGATGGACAGCTGGTACTTCAAGATCACCGATTACGCAGAGGATATACTTGAAAAATGTGATAGTCTCACAGGGTGGCCTGAGCGTGTTATCGCCATGCAGAAGAACTGGATAGGAAAAAGCTACGGTGCAATAATAAAATTTCCTCTTGCTGATTCTGACCAGGTCATAGAAGTATTTACCACGAGGCCTGATACGGTTTATGGCGTGACATTTATGTGTTTTGCTCCTGAGCATCAGATGCTCAGGGAAATGATTAAGGGGACAGAACAGGAAAAGGATGTACTTGCCTTTGTAGAGCGCAACATGAAGATAGCCGGTTTTATCCGCACTGCCGAGTTCACCGAGAAAGAGGGGATATTTACAGGGCGCTATGCAGTTAATCCTCTTACACAGGAAAAGATCCCCATATTTGTGGGTAATTTTGTGCTCGCAGATTATGGTACCGGTGCGATCATGTGTGTGCCTACCCATGACCAGAGGGACTTTGAGTTTGCGTGTAAATACAATCTTAAAAAGAGGGTGGTTATCACCCCGGCTGACACTGAGCTTGATTCGGATACCATGCAAAAGGCGTATGAAGGGCAGGGGATCCTTGTTAATTCAGGAAGGTTTAATGGGCTCGCAAACCATAAGGCCATAGAGGAGATAGCCCTGTACCTTGACTCACAGGGTATAGGCAGCAAGACTGTGAATTTCAGGATCAGGGACTGGAATATCTCACGCCAGAGATACTGGGGTACACCCATACCAATGCTGTATTGTCAAAAGTGCGGTATTGTGCCTGTTGATGAAAAGGATCTGCCTGTTGTGCTCCCGCTCAATATGGAGTTGAGAGAGGGCGGCGGCTCACCGCTTTCGTTTGAACCTGATTTTTACGAGACAAAGTGTCCGAAATGTAACGGCATTGCGCGGCGTGAGACAGACACCATGGATACATTTGTGGAGTCATCATGGTATTTTGCCAGGTATGCAAGCCCCCGCTATGAAAAGGCGCCGGTTGATGAATATAGTGTAAAATACTGGCTCCCTGTTGACCAGTACATAGGCGGCATAGAGCATGCAATCCTGCACCTTCTGTATTCAAGGTTTTTTACACGTGTCTTAAAGGACCTTGGATATCTCCATGTGGATGAGCCATTTAAAAACCTCCTGACCCAGGGCATGGTGTGCAAGGAGACAGAGGAGTGTCCTGAGCACGGATACCTCTTCCCGGATGAGGTAAAGGATGACAAGTGCACAAAGTGCGGATCGCAGGTAATAAGGGGCAGAAGCCTTAAGATGTCCAAGTCAAAGAAGAATGTTGTTGACCCTGCATTTCTTGTTGATACCTATGGTGCTGATACAGTGCGCATGTTCTGCCTGTTTGCATCTCCGCCGGAGCGTGACCTCGAATGGAGCGATCAGGGTGTTGAAGGTGCATTCAGGTTTCTTAATCGTGTGTGGAGACTGGTAGATGATAATTTAGATAATCTGAAAAATGCCCCAAAGGTAAATGAAGAAGCCCTTGATGGTGACCTTAAGGCACTCAACCGCAAAATACATGAAACTGTTAAGAAGGTTACAAATGATATAGAAGACAGGTTCCACTTTAATACTGCCATAAGCGCTGTAATGGAGCTTATCAATGATGCCTACAGGTATATGAATGATGCAAAAGAGATGGATGAAAGTTCCTGGTCTGTAATAAGAGAGGCAGCTGAAAAGACAGTAATCCTGCTTTCACCAGTTGTGCCCCACATAACAGAAGAGCTATGGCACATACTGGGTCATGAGGGCTATCTGATTGATACGGGCTGGCCCGGATATAATGAAGGCGCCCTTGAGAAGGACAAAAGGCTCATTGTTGTGCAGGTTAACGGCAAGGTCAGGAGCAAGATGGAGGTGCCTGCCTTTCTGTCGGACAAAGAGATAGAAGCGAAGGCCCTTGAGGATGAAAAGGTAAAGGCCTTTATAGGAGAAAAGGGTATAAAAAAGATTTTTGTGGTTCAACAGAAACTCGTTAATATAGTGATATAG
- the holA gene encoding DNA polymerase III subunit delta, with product MANDLQPEDVTRALEKGRLAPFYLFYGPNEFLIERLLENIREKFIPENARDFNMEICYGGESNPSDVINRAQSIPFLSSNRLIILKRTDAYKADQLNKFVPYLEKPVDSTCLIFLSEKTDFKNKFYKAIRGACLAVNFSELKNFQIVPWIQTTAREIGLNIDRDACALLQDITGGGLRKIYGELEKLKISFGDKKVKESEVKELAINSRMYTIFELMDALSEKKAAQLLAALSRFLDEEDKKAAPLQIIGMLNRQIGLLWQASILASEGKGAGEIASKLGIAPFSAEKLIKQSRNWSAKGLKRGISLLYETDRLLKSGSRPKPVLENLFLSLVKN from the coding sequence ATGGCAAACGACCTTCAACCAGAGGATGTGACCCGCGCACTGGAAAAGGGCAGGCTTGCCCCTTTTTATCTGTTTTACGGCCCCAATGAATTTCTTATAGAAAGATTACTTGAGAATATCCGTGAAAAATTCATCCCTGAAAATGCAAGGGATTTCAACATGGAGATATGCTATGGAGGAGAGAGCAACCCTTCCGATGTAATAAACAGGGCACAGTCCATACCCTTTCTCTCATCAAACCGGCTGATAATACTTAAGCGAACAGATGCATACAAAGCGGATCAGCTCAATAAATTTGTCCCATACCTGGAAAAACCGGTAGATTCAACCTGCCTGATATTCCTCTCTGAAAAGACCGATTTTAAGAATAAATTTTATAAGGCCATCAGGGGGGCATGTCTGGCGGTAAACTTCAGCGAGCTGAAGAATTTTCAGATAGTCCCCTGGATACAGACAACTGCCCGTGAGATAGGGCTAAACATTGACCGTGACGCATGCGCCCTTTTACAGGATATAACAGGCGGGGGCTTAAGAAAAATATATGGTGAGCTTGAAAAACTAAAGATATCATTCGGGGATAAAAAGGTAAAGGAGTCTGAGGTGAAGGAGCTAGCCATTAACAGCAGGATGTATACCATTTTTGAACTGATGGATGCCCTGTCTGAAAAAAAGGCAGCGCAGCTCCTTGCTGCATTATCAAGGTTTCTTGATGAGGAGGATAAAAAGGCCGCTCCTCTCCAGATCATAGGGATGCTTAACAGGCAGATAGGGCTCCTGTGGCAGGCAAGTATACTGGCTTCAGAGGGCAAAGGGGCAGGTGAAATAGCGTCAAAACTGGGTATAGCGCCATTTTCAGCGGAAAAACTGATAAAGCAATCCAGAAACTGGAGTGCCAAAGGGTTAAAGAGGGGAATATCGTTACTTTATGAAACAGACAGGTTGCTCAAGTCGGGTTCACGGCCAAAGCCCGTTCTCGAGAACCTGTTTCTGTCTCTTGTAAAAAACTGA
- the ribD gene encoding bifunctional diaminohydroxyphosphoribosylaminopyrimidine deaminase/5-amino-6-(5-phosphoribosylamino)uracil reductase RibD: MSDKDTIYMKKALEIASKGLGKTSPNPAVGAVIVRDNRIIAKGYHKKAGTAHAELEAISNLKGKTTPLDILYVTLEPCNHHGKTPPCTKAILESGIKNVVVGMKDPNPKVRGGGMEYLKENGVNVRTGVLERECVELLESFTKFVKTGRPFIIAKSALTLDGFTATSTGHSMWITGEDARRYVHRLRSQVDAVMVGVGTVIADDPLLTSRLAAKNSRNPHRIIVDTHLRISPDARLLNDDADVMNFIITGEKVDPERIKRVERVNTSVIRCPVKDSHIDLAELMDILGKKSITSILFEGGAALMGSMIGERLVDKFMIFKALKLLCAGDGIPMATGKGPVCMNDSLKLERTKIRKVGSDILITGYPVY; encoded by the coding sequence TTGAGCGATAAAGATACCATATATATGAAAAAGGCCCTTGAAATAGCATCAAAGGGCCTTGGTAAAACATCCCCGAACCCTGCTGTCGGCGCTGTTATTGTGCGAGATAACCGGATAATTGCGAAAGGATATCACAAAAAGGCAGGTACAGCCCACGCCGAGTTGGAGGCCATCTCAAACCTTAAGGGAAAGACGACCCCCCTCGATATTCTTTACGTTACCCTTGAACCCTGTAATCATCATGGCAAGACACCTCCCTGTACAAAGGCTATCCTGGAAAGTGGTATAAAAAATGTGGTTGTTGGAATGAAGGACCCAAACCCGAAGGTCAGGGGAGGGGGGATGGAGTATCTGAAGGAGAATGGCGTAAATGTCAGGACAGGAGTGCTTGAAAGAGAGTGCGTGGAACTCCTTGAATCTTTTACTAAATTTGTTAAAACCGGCAGGCCGTTCATCATAGCAAAATCAGCGCTCACCCTTGACGGTTTTACTGCTACATCAACCGGCCATTCCATGTGGATTACAGGGGAAGATGCAAGGAGATATGTTCACAGGCTTAGGTCTCAGGTTGATGCTGTAATGGTAGGTGTGGGGACTGTAATAGCTGATGACCCCCTTTTAACCTCAAGGCTTGCAGCAAAAAACAGCCGTAATCCCCACAGGATTATAGTGGATACACATCTCAGGATATCTCCTGATGCAAGGCTTCTTAATGATGATGCTGATGTCATGAACTTTATAATTACTGGTGAAAAAGTTGATCCTGAAAGGATAAAACGGGTTGAAAGAGTTAATACCTCTGTTATAAGATGCCCTGTAAAAGATAGCCATATTGATCTGGCTGAACTAATGGATATACTCGGTAAAAAGAGTATAACATCGATTTTGTTTGAGGGAGGGGCTGCTCTCATGGGTTCCATGATTGGGGAAAGGCTCGTAGATAAATTTATGATATTCAAGGCCCTCAAGCTCCTGTGTGCGGGTGACGGCATACCTATGGCCACAGGAAAGGGGCCTGTTTGCATGAATGATTCACTGAAACTCGAAAGAACAAAAATAAGGAAGGTCGGCAGTGATATACTCATTACCGGTTATCCGGTCTATTAG
- the rpiB gene encoding ribose 5-phosphate isomerase B, with product MKIIIGSDHAGFDLKNKYKELITNELGYEVSDAGAYSADSVDYPDIARKVAVAVSSGEYEKGVLICGAGIGMSIAANRFKGVRAALCHDHFTAEMSRRHNNANILVVGARVTGEGLALEILKVFLTTEFEGGRHKMRIDKIENRGD from the coding sequence ATGAAAATTATAATTGGTTCGGATCACGCCGGTTTTGATTTGAAAAACAAATATAAAGAGTTAATTACAAATGAACTGGGATATGAGGTATCAGATGCCGGTGCATACAGCGCCGATTCGGTTGATTACCCTGATATCGCACGCAAGGTGGCAGTTGCTGTTTCATCGGGCGAATATGAAAAAGGTGTGCTGATCTGCGGTGCTGGTATTGGAATGTCCATAGCTGCAAACCGTTTTAAGGGCGTAAGAGCTGCTCTTTGTCATGATCATTTTACTGCTGAGATGTCAAGGAGACATAACAACGCAAATATCCTTGTTGTCGGAGCAAGGGTTACAGGTGAAGGTCTGGCGCTTGAGATACTCAAGGTCTTTCTTACGACAGAGTTTGAAGGCGGCAGGCATAAAATGCGTATTGATAAAATAGAAAATAGAGGTGATTAA
- a CDS encoding 30S ribosomal protein S20, with protein sequence MANHKSALKRAKQSENSRLRNMGYKTRSKNIVKEVREAVAEKDKEKAVTTLRKATAIIQKSASKGVFHKKKASRKISRLARQINQISAS encoded by the coding sequence TTGGCAAATCATAAATCAGCCCTCAAAAGGGCAAAACAGAGTGAAAATAGTAGACTCAGGAACATGGGATACAAAACCCGTTCCAAGAATATCGTAAAAGAGGTTCGGGAAGCAGTTGCTGAAAAAGACAAGGAAAAGGCTGTCACAACACTTAGAAAAGCTACTGCAATTATTCAAAAAAGCGCCTCCAAAGGTGTGTTCCATAAGAAAAAAGCCTCACGTAAGATATCCCGTCTTGCACGTCAGATTAACCAGATTTCGGCATCCTGA
- a CDS encoding bifunctional 3,4-dihydroxy-2-butanone-4-phosphate synthase/GTP cyclohydrolase II translates to MTVSRIEDVLEDLRNGKMIILVDDEDRENEGDLTIAAEKITPEAINFMAKYGRGLICLSLDHQLVEKLKLPLMVSDNRSPFNTAFTVSIEAREGVTTGISAHDRAKTILTAVKEDARPDDLVQPGHIFPLRARKGGVLFRTGQTEGSVDLARLAGLKPAGVICEIMNDDGTMARMPDLIEFAERHDLKIATIADIIAYRMRTESFVHIVAETVLPTPYGEFRAYGFINDIDDHEHLALVKGNIDPDKEILVRVHSQCLTGDVFGSYRCDCGTQLAKAMKIIEEEGLGVILYLQQEGRGIGLANKLKAYALQDKGRDTVEANEDLGFQADLRDYGVGAQMLHALGVRKMRMMTNNPKKIKGIEGYGLVVSSRVPIECEPKPENIRYLLTKCQKLGHMMKIGKDKKQTTGE, encoded by the coding sequence ATGACAGTATCAAGAATTGAAGATGTTTTAGAAGACCTTAGAAACGGCAAAATGATAATCCTTGTAGATGATGAAGACAGGGAGAATGAGGGTGATCTTACCATCGCTGCTGAAAAGATTACCCCTGAGGCCATTAATTTTATGGCAAAATACGGCAGGGGGCTTATCTGCCTTTCACTTGATCATCAACTGGTTGAAAAGCTGAAACTGCCCCTGATGGTAAGTGACAACAGGTCACCCTTTAATACAGCCTTTACTGTATCCATCGAGGCTAGGGAGGGTGTAACGACAGGTATCTCAGCCCATGACAGGGCAAAGACTATCCTTACCGCTGTTAAAGAGGATGCGAGACCTGATGACCTTGTGCAGCCCGGGCATATATTCCCCTTAAGGGCACGGAAGGGCGGAGTTCTATTTAGAACCGGGCAGACTGAAGGTTCTGTTGATCTTGCAAGGCTTGCCGGCCTTAAACCAGCCGGTGTTATATGTGAAATCATGAACGATGACGGCACAATGGCAAGAATGCCTGATCTTATAGAATTTGCTGAAAGACATGATCTCAAAATAGCAACAATAGCAGATATTATTGCCTACAGGATGAGAACAGAGTCCTTTGTTCATATCGTGGCTGAAACAGTACTCCCCACACCATATGGCGAATTCAGGGCTTACGGGTTTATAAACGATATTGATGACCATGAGCATCTTGCCCTGGTCAAAGGAAATATAGACCCTGACAAGGAGATATTAGTCAGGGTACATTCACAGTGCCTTACTGGTGATGTATTCGGATCATACAGGTGCGATTGCGGCACCCAGCTTGCAAAGGCCATGAAGATCATTGAGGAGGAGGGGCTTGGTGTAATCCTTTACCTGCAGCAGGAGGGCAGGGGTATTGGGCTGGCCAACAAGCTTAAGGCATATGCCTTACAGGATAAGGGGCGTGACACTGTGGAGGCAAATGAAGATCTGGGGTTTCAGGCTGATCTGCGCGATTATGGTGTTGGGGCCCAGATGCTTCATGCCCTTGGTGTAAGAAAGATGAGGATGATGACAAATAATCCGAAAAAGATTAAGGGTATTGAGGGGTACGGGCTTGTAGTATCGAGCAGGGTTCCCATAGAGTGTGAGCCAAAGCCTGAAAATATAAGATACCTGTTGACCAAGTGTCAGAAGCTTGGTCATATGATGAAGATAGGTAAGGATAAAAAACAAACAACAGGAGAATAA
- the nrdR gene encoding transcriptional repressor NrdR, with product MKCPYCSNIENKVIDSRLSKDGRTIRRRRECLECERRFTTYEKLEEILPMVVKKDGRREPFSRDKIIAGIKNACQKRPVSVTMIDDFVDLLEVYFQELGKKEVESKEIGEKVIKSLKEWDEVAYVRFASVYRQFKDINEFMAELEDILKTRREGGL from the coding sequence ATGAAATGCCCCTATTGCTCCAATATCGAAAATAAAGTCATAGATTCAAGGTTAAGCAAGGATGGCCGCACCATAAGAAGACGACGGGAATGCCTTGAGTGCGAAAGGCGTTTCACCACCTATGAAAAGCTCGAAGAGATCCTGCCGATGGTTGTAAAAAAGGATGGCAGACGGGAGCCTTTCAGCCGTGACAAGATTATCGCAGGGATAAAAAATGCCTGCCAGAAAAGGCCTGTCAGCGTGACCATGATAGATGATTTTGTTGATCTGCTTGAGGTCTATTTTCAGGAGCTTGGAAAAAAAGAGGTTGAAAGCAAGGAGATAGGGGAGAAGGTCATAAAGAGCCTTAAGGAGTGGGACGAGGTTGCCTATGTCCGATTTGCCTCTGTATACAGGCAGTTCAAGGATATAAATGAATTCATGGCTGAGCTGGAAGATATACTTAAGACCAGAAGAGAAGGGGGACTTTAG